AATCTCACCTGCAAATGGTTCAAGCAAGATTCAAACTTTGTTCAACAAATACAACCCTTTAAATTCACCTTTCTTTGGATCCTGAATCTGGGAAATTTGCAACTAGCAAAGTGCCTAAAAACCTACCTACCTTATACACAACCGCAATCCGAATAACTCGTTGTAGCATTAATTCTACAAACATTGGCATGCGACCAAACAAACACCCGTGTTTTCGTCATCTCAGTGATCCCAGATTTCCCTGTCTGAAGAATGTCGAAAACATGATTTTGGCATCGGCTATCAAGCACCGGCACCCAGGCTTTAGATGTCGTTGCGCCTGAGCTGCTCCATTGGACACACCTATTTCTCTTGTATACCTGGTCAGCTACGTGGCCTTGAGCCTGTTATAGTCTTGTGGCCTGGTCGATCGGTTTCAAGGCAAAGAACATTCGATGCTGGAGTTTTTGAATCTGATGCAAATCACGCCTAGAGCTCTTGAGCATCTGCATTGGGTCTTGATGGATATTCAAGACCCTGAAGAACAGGCATCCTTCGAATATCTTCTTCTGAATAAGCTGGGATGAACCAATATCGTTTGTCCATCCCGAAAAccttaaaaaaaacaaaagaaaaaagaagaagaagaagaagaaagaaacccaGACAGACAGAGTAAGTTTACCAAGGAAGAGTAATCTGTGAGGCTCAACAAAGTTAATGCTTGTTATAAAACACATCTCAGGGCAACGAGAAtgaaatatctcaaaaatacaTCGCATTCAAGGAACAAGAACTTAGCCTCACATCAATAAAATTCTAGTTAAAAAACTAGCTTTTTCACACACCTTAGCGACATGAATGGATTTGGGTAACCATCCATTTAGTGATTCAGCCAATTGTATCAGTGAGTTCGATTTGATTGTTCATTCAATCTTTGATAATTTGGAACTAAACTCAATGCCTATGAAAAGTTAGTTTGGAATAAGTATTTGATCACATGAAGCACAAGTATACACATTTTCAAATATTCCTAAGGATACAGCCACATAAAATGTAGGGTTCATTACCAAACTTTGGCTAGTGTATCAATTCTACAACAAACTTTAAAACTAATCAAAACTTTGAGCATTGTATTGATTCTACAACACTgttaaaacttaaataattaataccCTTTCGATATATTAGTTACTGAtttttcttcccctttttcAAACTTAACTGTGCATATAATGAAATGAGTACTAACTATTTAAGTTCTAAAGTGTCATAAAATTGatacaaaattgaaagtttgaatgtaaaattgataagtttttatgtttgttgtAGAATTGATACATTGGCTAAAGTTTGGTAATTAACcctaaaaagtataaaattacaaaaatatcaataattacaaaataaactGTAAACAAATGCTGAAGTGTTCCCATCAAACTACAGGTCCTTAGCACgactaattttgttttcttcaacaACATTAAGAATCAGGTTCATTCAAGGTTAATGACCActaaaaaattagaagtttaCATGATTAGCTTCAAAATATGGTCAACAAAGACTTGTAACAATAACAAGATGGCAATGGAAGAATGATGAAGTGATGTCATAcataattctcaaaataaaaaatttccaatTTCTCTTCTATCTATCTCTCTTCCATGCTCCAGATTCCCATAAACTTCTCCATATTTTcattaacatttttcttttctttttgttctcaaGTCATTCTTGTTAAtagaaaagattaaaaaaaaaaaaagattcttgCTAGATTCTTCATGTTGTCAAAACAACACATTTTCCGAATTTTTTTAGTGTTCCAGCTAGTTTTGGAATATTTCAGTGGATACTGTAGAATAGCaacttttcatttaattttgtgtCAATGTTAGGAAACATATACGTTTTCACGTTTCAGTGGAAATGAAAAGACAATTGTTCCTTgcataattcaattttaccctGTGTAATTTGTACAAAAGCCGCATAGCAGTCTTTATTATCTATTTTGTTGAGGGTTTTGATACAAATTCAGGAGATATAGCCACAATATGCAGCTGGTCTCCAGATGCTTCTAAGCATCACTACATATTGTTTTGACAAATTTGTACAACATTTAACTAACAAAAAGGGTACTGCAACAGATGGATTTCAAGTACAGTCCCAAGAAATGAAGGAACAAAATGTCAGACTGTTCCAAAATGAAAGAACCAACCTGTTCAAAGTTCCTCTTTTGACCAAGGTCATAAAGCCACTTTGGAGTTATCGTCTCATATGCctgaagaaaataggaaaaatcaAATAACCATATGCGTGtgtgagagagggagagtgtaACCTAATAACCAACAGAACCAAGTCTGCTCCTCCTCTGTAGGAGGAAGGAATTGCTCTCTGGAGAGGTGTCCTTTccatgagaaaagaaaaagttctCATAGTATATTTGTGATCACGAATAGCCACAGTCAAGCAAGCACATGTGACCAGCTTCCGCGAGTATGGTCAGGTCAAGTATCTCCATCTCCAAGATGGAATTGCATTAGCCAGAAGCTCACTTGGACAGTGAAACAGTGACACAGATAAGAAGCAGCTCAAAAGCTTTCTGAGCAGAAGACTCCTTATATTTGACTTTAACATGTAAAGGACAGGGTAATACCTCAATGGTTGTGGTGTTAGCAGCGACCAATGATATGTGCATAATCAGAAAACCCAATATACTCAATGCAAATGCAAGATTTAACACTGCATAAGCAGGAACGGTTTGGTTAGATGAAGGCAAAAGAAATGCAAGCAAAATTCAGCTGGAAGAAAATTGGCAAAATAGCATCATTGGACCCTACCAAAGGCAAGAAAAGTGGTCACCAGCATGCCCGGTGCCCCAGGTATCTCTCCATCACTAAAGAATGCTATAAATTGTGGCAGTAATGATAAAGTGACAAGGCTTGTTTCAAGAAATGCATAGAACTGCACCAAACAAAAGAAGGCAATCAGATAAGCTATTAATATGTCAAAAGGATATTGACAGAACATAAATGGCCCCAATAAGAGCAATGCAAGCTTCTTATAGGCATTTTCTACTGAGCCAACACCATCACATAACAACCAGAAACATGTGTTGAACATATAAAGATTTCCTCAATATCGTCATGCACCAATCATTCATCAGGAATGCTAAAATTCAAAGTAGATAGCCCAATGATCTTCATAATGATATACAATGATGTATAATTTACCAGCATCAAATAATGCTACAAACAAGTGCCATTTAGTAAGATATCGGATATGTTGACACATAACCAACCATTTCCTCTAGTAAAAGGCATCCCCAATGCACAAGGCTCCCTGTTCTGTGAGGTTCAAGGGAGGGTCATATTTGTTTGCAGACAACGGGCTTTTTTGCAATGAGGTCACAAAGGAGCAAGATTAACATTGCTATCCTCAACCATTTCCTTTAGGAAACCACCAAGTCTTTTATAGATTCACCAAGATAGTTAAGGAAAAATAGCTAAAATCTTGACGTGATGAGGCCAAATGAGGTCAATTAAAAAAACATGCAGAAAGATTGGCATTTGAGTTGCCAGAAATAACTCGCTAAAGCAAATACTGGAAGCAGGCTTGGCAGAAGCTACACATAAACAGAATAGTAATtttctcatgtatttttattatcaatctTTGTTTTATATGCCATTTTCCAAATAGGGAACAAGAAGTAAGCAAATTGACATTAAACTTTTTGGGAAAAGGATTGAgatatttgaaataaatgcaatGTTCTAAAATTTGCAAATGGGTGCAAAGGGATGAAGGTGACAATAAAGATGACCAAGTTTAAAGAATTTCCTCTTCACTAGGACCTTGAGCGGGGTAGAGCTAACAAAACACAAAGGTATTCctcttttggttttggttttcaTTGGCTCATGCATCTCCACGTCCCAGTAGGGATTTAAAACCAACATCCTTTGAGACAACTCAAAGCTAACAGCTACGGGAGTAGTCTACCACCAATGTTAACAGTATGTTTCCACAGAAGAGAAAAAGATCATGAGCCTCATCCATGTCCTTGTACCTGGAGGATCCACAACATAGGATACAACCATGCCAACCTCCAATTGGGCACTCAGCCACTCACTACACTTTCCCCAAAGAACAAGGCTAAAGTACATGGTCCACACAATCCATGTAAATTTTCCACAAGGGTACCCAATCCAGTCATGGATTAATTAGGTCACACCAAGAGATCAATGGGTTTAATGTAGATGGCATCATTGAGGGCTACTTCTACTAGGGTCTGGTTCTTGCATGAGTAGAGAGGTCAACATGACTTCAATCTTAATCTAATTCACCTTTTTTACCAAAAGCCCGCATATACCTTAGATATCTTTTGACTTTTGTCCACCTCTAGTCTAGTGTTATTATTATAGTTTCAGTGTAGTATTTTAGATGTTCTTAAAACTTATTTGATAGGAActtcataaataatttgaacTATATATGCCTACGAATATcatttatttggttaaaattaATCTAATGATTCTAGGAAACCGAGAATTTACCCCAAATTTGCACACTTCAACATTTTCCATGAAATAACTTGTAAACATAAAACGTCTTAAATTATGCAGTAATTGAGGTTATAGGATGCACTTTTTATTTCCACACACTTCCTGTGTTTGCAGAATTATTAGCATTTATGAAATACTCCCAAAACGTTTTCGAAATATTTCTATTTCCAAGCTCACTGAAACAACATAACGAACCTGGCTTCTATTAATAGTTTTACACAAAAAATATGAGgaagttttatataaatacaaggtCGTTGAGGTTTTATGAGGAGTTTCATTTTAGAAtacattgttatatttttcttttagttccTTAGTATTTTCTTCCATAAGATTTCTTTGGAGACCATAGCCCAGGTATCAAGCCACTTTTGCATCCACCCACAACCAAATCTTATTGGGTCCATTTTGAAACAGAAACCTAGggcacaaaaagaaaaatcgtgagagaagaagaaaagaactaGCTCGATCTTACtgaaaatgaaatgtaaatCAAAGTTACAAGAGGGAGAAGGCGTAGCTGAGTTTTATACTCAGCTAGCCTTAATAACAGATTGCTGTTGCAATCTATAACAACCAAAACCACCTAAGTAACAGCCTAACTAACAAACCATTACTTATAACAATACAACAGCAATATATAAGCATTACAATTATCAACATCATAACATAAGTGAGGACTTCTACTCAAGCATTATGTTCTTCCACACATTTTCCACAGGGTACGTAACTTCTTCAAAGTAAAAGTAGTAgaagcataaaaaaaataacaaataaaagtCGTCCCAAATCATGAGGGCAATTGTTATTCATCTGGAAGCCAGGGCAAACAGAATGCTTGGCACAAATATACCAGGAAAAGAAGGAAACCTCATGTGCGAAATGACCCCATTAAGAGTAACAATTACTCAACATTAAGAAAACATACcaggaaaagaaggaaatacTTGTAGTTCAATGCACCAACACAATTGACAACCCACACACAGTGATGGTCCATCTTCAGCACACACCTGCCGCCTAGAAAAAGTTAATGTGTTCAACTTATTGTCTCTGAAACAATCAGGAAAGTTACATCCTCAACAAGAACAGGGCATGCAAACTCACAAACTGAACAATGATGGCACCGGGGTGGTTTCAGTTGGTTGCACTTCCAACAAAACCAGATTCTTCGGTTTGTCGGGTCCACAGGCACAGTGCCATTGTACTCTGCCCCAGTCAATAGAGCAGTTTCACCTCTCTCCTCATCCAATACAGGCCTCCAGTTAGGTGGTACACTACCCGGATCAGTGAAGATAACAGTGAAGTAACTCCATAGCAACATCACCAACTGCGCAGTAATATGGCTATGGTTTTCAGGCTACCTTTAGGATTAAATGAATTAGCAGCCACTTTCtgtttttttgaaataaaagcaGAAACAAGGAACCTTATTGGCCAGATCTCAATTAATTGGAGAGCTCATATTACTAAAATAGTAAAGACTTCATTTTCTTGACAGAATCTCAAGCAAGTGAGCCAATTTATGGTGATATATCATCACCGCACCTTACCCTAACCAGGTTAGGGTCGGTGCAACagtattcataatgtcaattgacttctaaaagtcacattcaCAATACAAACccaatcaaaaagaaaatagtcactAAGCTCTCCAATAAATTCAATCCACTAGTAATTAATATAAGTCCAGTTGTAACTAATATACTTTCTAGACATAAACAAAGAAAGGCTATTAAATGTTGTTGTTATgtgtttgttttcaaaattctcttctttttttttttttttgtgtgtgtgtgtgttcactcccattttctattaaaaatatgaaaacgaAACATGTGTTTGATAACATtggcatttttcaaaattttgaaaataaaaactgaaaatcatatttcataaaaatgttgtttattttatcaGATGATCAAATGTATGAAGAAAGTTATTTTATAGTGATAAAAATGCAGATTACCTACAGATTTTTTGGACTTTactatctcttctcttcctccaGCTACCTACCCAACTAGGTCGCCAGTGActattcttctccttctttttcaaTGCTGATGAAGGCCCATCGAACTCTCACTAGCACCAAACCCAAAGTTGGGGTCCCCAATCCAAAAGAGAGAGGAGTGTGTGACTAAAAAAGGTGAACCTAGTGC
The Diospyros lotus cultivar Yz01 chromosome 12, ASM1463336v1, whole genome shotgun sequence DNA segment above includes these coding regions:
- the LOC127813890 gene encoding probable protein S-acyltransferase 14, giving the protein MYRSGAVMAWNVFKFCTALRAMGSILILLVLCVVGVSYYAVVLCIYGPALFEGSLVYSLTALVVFILFHFLLVMLLWSYFTVIFTDPGSVPPNWRPVLDEERGETALLTGAEYNGTVPVDPTNRRIWFCWKCNQLKPPRCHHCSVCGRCVLKMDHHCVWVVNCVGALNYKYFLLFLFYAFLETSLVTLSLLPQFIAFFSDGEIPGAPGMLVTTFLAFVLNLAFALSILGFLIMHISLVAANTTTIEAYETITPKWLYDLGQKRNFEQVFGMDKRYWFIPAYSEEDIRRMPVLQGLEYPSRPNADAQEL